The following DNA comes from Pomacea canaliculata isolate SZHN2017 linkage group LG10, ASM307304v1, whole genome shotgun sequence.
GTGGTGTAATTTTGCCTTACAGGCTTGAGGGAAGCAGCTCTCCACATTTTATGTATATCCTATATGTAACTGCTCAATCATTTATATTTGATGTAATTTGTGTGAAAATACATCTTGCACTgacgaatgaaaaaaagacCCCATGCAATTGTGGCAATAAGTGCAAATGTTCAGATCGATGAAGATGTCAGTCCTGTTCAGCGCCCGGCAAGTGTGATGGTAGGCTGAGACTGATTAAAATATATAGGTTAATTGCAGTAAAACATAACTGAAAAAAGTTCTGTCTCTGTAACTATCTTATGCAAATAACTTTTCAAGATAAACAACTTGTTCTCCAATGCAATCATAATTGGGGTCTGAATCTGTGTAAGGATGGGGTTTGTAGAAATATACTATGACTGTTTCACAGCTACAAAATCAACATGCTGGACATTGAAGCAAACTGCTTCATCTTCAAGCATACTAGGCattgtaaaaaaattcaatattttaattttactgacTTTAGTACTGTCATAAAGCCCTTATTGTTAATGGAAACCATATCAACAATATGTCAACATatcaacatatttctttaaccccaggggtgcccaacctattGCCCACTCAATTAAACTAGACATGATTTCGTTTTCAACATCATGATTCTACCAAAAACCTCCATGATCTGGTCCAAGAGATTTTATGTCCAGTGTGGTCTTCAGGTGCATCACCACTGCTTTATATCAAACCCAGGTAAACtgttatatttgtgtgtgaacttTTTAAAGGAGGGCGATAAAGGCGGTTATGTCAGTTTCAAATGATAAAACTGCATTTGCCTGAGCAAACATTATACTTGGTCAGCAagcttatttttatcttttatcaaaCACACGGTAGGGTATTAAAACATAGCTCTTTCAAAGTGAGCCCTTCTGGCTGAAACCATCCACTCAACTGCACATGTAACTGATGTGATTATAATTTACATAGATGTACCGACTGGctgttgatgaaaataatttaaatcctGTATGTGATGGCAACTTCAGCTTAATGCACAAGAACTTGCATGAAACAATACTATCCAgtacaatctttaaaaaaccTTTATTAAGATAGCCATGCATATTAAGCATATATTTCATCACAATAAAATCtggcaaaaatgcaaaaaaggtGTTACATTCtgttgaaaataagaaaacagcaGAGGAAttctttgaaagagaaaaaagcaaaatggtactgattaaaaaaaaaatgcagatccATTACAAATCCTCCCTCCCAACAACAGAATCAACCACTAGTAAAGTTATATCGATGTTAATTCCCAACCTACCCACAATTATGCTTAACAGTTTTGCATGGCCATTTTAAAAGATCACTGGAATGGTGCATATTAGGTCAtggtaaaaaaataatcacattagtttattccttgctactcctcaaggagcatagggccttaAGTCCAACTCACGTGTATTTAAATTTCTTCACGTTACTGGGGGAATGACTTTTAGCAATCAAGGACCAAGTGTACACGACACCTTACCATATATGAAACTATTTTGTGTAAAATGCATTCTTTCTGGCTACTCTCACCATGAAAAAGCTTAAATTCCTGGAAATTTTTAGACAGTATTAAATATGCTAACTTACAATACATGTAATAGGGAATGCTTTTGCATGCttgctttaaaaagaaaaagaaaaaaaaacatatccCCACATTGCAGATGTCACCCATCTCTTAAAAATAATCCAGCAACATTTCCACCATCTACATCACCAATGATTGCTCTGTATTAAAATAATCCTTCAATGCCCCTTCCAATACAGTCTAGGCCATTGGTTATGATGTTCCTCCTGTGAAACTTTTCAACATGCACACAATATGCTAAGGCATAACAAAGGAAACAAGTATGTTTATTACAAATTTATTGTTGACCACACTGCTGACAACTATATCAAAGCTGCAAGGCCACCCATTTAGCGTTTAGGCATCTGCAATGGTCACCTCCACCTCTACACCTGGTTCGATGCTGATCGACGTCTGAGAAAGAGTGAAGGAAAACTTcaaaatacacatacattcagGAACACAAAACATGTGGTTATAttactaactttaaaaaaaatacaaatcaacaGCATTTCTAACTTTTGCTATATATTTAACCTTTCATCCAACAATATAGTTTCATCCAAGACATCAGAGAAATGAGATCTTTACAGATCACAGCTAAAATGTTGATCAGAACAGAGATATCTGCTAAAGATATAAAGACTTTTTTCtagaaagaaaccaaacaatctttcaaaaataaaaaatgaggtTAGTAGGAGAATAAAGCCTCTGCTGAAGATAAACACCATTATTTATTACAACACTCTGACTAACATAATGATTACAGCATAAGCACACATTAAAGGATACAATCTGTTTCACAATCTCCGAGGGACTGTGGAGATCAATGATGCGCTTGTGGATACGCATCTGGTAACGGTCCCAAGTTTTTGATCCTTCACCGCATGGGGTTTTCCTAGTTGTGATACGAAGAACTTTGGTTGGCATTCTCACAGGCCCTTTGACCTTGAGCTGCTTATCTTTAGCACCCTTGATCAGGTCGGCACACACTAAAGACATAAGTATTTCAGTTGATTACTATGATGCacaaattaaaagcaatatGCTGCAGGAAAAAACACCGAAACTTTCCCTGTAAATGGAAAAGGATGTTAATTCAATGAAAAACATTacatgaaacaatgaaaaagctTAAGAATAAATTCATTATTCAAATGACAAACCTTACCTGCCAGGcctaattttaatttaaaatacagagatacctcggttctcgaacataattcgttccgggaggacggtcgagaaccaaattgttcgagaaccgaagcaatgaaacccataggaaataatggaaactggattaattcgttccaagccccagaaaatgcctatttactggcctaatttgtatataatatgtagaaaaacatgagtctcaacaagaaataagaaataaaagtgtatttattaaaacaaaaacaaaaaaataaataaataaaatgtactgtacagtacagtacagtaaattgtgtttcatttactgtacctgtaccaaactttatggcaggagggaatgaatgtggagggaggagggaagggggatggttattgttttgaaggggagtcctcttcaataaaaacagagggtaactgctcttcgggtgtttctgttctctgtatcttttgctgaggagaatcagaatcttgctctgcagttgcttgtctgatttctttacggaagaatttgtcaattgtttgctgtttttttctcctttgcaaaattttgcggaacgTGGActtaacattgtcattaaaaatgttaactattaattcagtgtacagtacagtaatttgcaatacagtacagtacacacaaagcgtgactctctccacaaaaacgtgactctctctctctgcactcacactgatgacgcaagcaaggcgcgctgggccgaatgaacgccattcggctcaactcggctcatctcggacgttcggatgttcgagttccaaatatttgttcggattccaagacaaaattttctcgaatttcctggtcgaataccgatttggtcgaaagtcaaggcgttcgagaaccgaggtatcactgtatcacCATCCAGTTTATCAAAGGCACACAACTCTGTGCCTTACTTCCCTCTGTTCAAGCACCTTTAACACAGCGACATTGGGGGTGGGAGGGGATCGGTgctttacaccaagccagcaactatcacgacaaagcagccagccctttaaacagatgccacacgcagagaaagaactgcatgcccaagacaagagctgtACCAAAGAGAGCCAAACTttactgtgttggtgacaggagATACGTCAGTCAGGTAATGTATCTGTCCATTTACAATGCAGTACTCAAAAGGCCtatattacacacaaacataaaataaatatgcacaaacTAGGAAGGTGTCACATCTACATGACAGGTGAATTTAGAAGGCAATAGTTCCAAAACTACTTATCACCAGGCAGAAAATGTCATTATGCAATCAGTTACCTTTCTCTAAGCTTTTTACGTTGCGACTTGTCAAAGTGATACGGATGCGGTGAATGGGAGCATCTTCTGCAGGAGCCTTCTGATCTTTACCTGGATAGGctgacttaaaaagaaaaagtggggCGACAAGTGAGACTAACGACTATGCAACCTGAAAATAGTCAAGTGTTCAGTATGTAGCAAACAGCGTTTTACAAATTATTGCTGCAGCCACCTTAAGCCATCATTACTGATAGCAAAATTTCAACAAAGTGTGCAAGTAAAACAAATCagctaaattattatttattattcaactGTCACAGGTCTGCTTGATCTGTCACCACCGACAAGATCGATTTTCATTGCAACAAATCCTTCCGGTTTCCCATCTAAGTTAATTAACAATTTAtcaggaattaaaaaaaaaaagttgaaaatattttcttgatgtttcCCTGCTTTACG
Coding sequences within:
- the LOC112573203 gene encoding 40S ribosomal protein S20-like; the protein is MSAYPGKDQKAPAEDAPIHRIRITLTSRNVKSLEKVCADLIKGAKDKQLKVKGPVRMPTKVLRITTRKTPCGEGSKTWDRYQMRIHKRIIDLHSPSEIVKQITSISIEPGVEVEVTIADA